The Paenibacillus sp. FSL W8-0426 region AGCGGAAAGCATTGCAGGAAAAATACGATAAACAGGCCAAATATGAGGCCTATTTGGCAGAACAGGAACGAAAGAAGCAGGAGGCGGCCAAACAGGCAGCTCAGGCCAAGTACGACAAACAAGCCAAATACGAAGCATATCTGGTCTGGAAGAAAGAGCGCGACATCAGGCTAGCCAAGGAAGAAGCCGAACGCAAGGCAGCTGAAGAGGCTGCGCGCAAGCAGGAAGCCGCGCGCAAGGCGGCCGAAGAAGCCAGACGCAAAGAGGAAGCGGCCCAAAAGGCGGCGCTCAAGAAAAAACGCGCCCAAAACGTAGTAACCCTGATTGCCCACTATAACAAAGCGTACAATGCCCAAAAAGGCCGTAACATCGAAAATGCCGAAGCTTATGCACGCGATTTCAAAAACTTGTACAATACCGACGCTGCATACTTTAAGGGTGTGGGCAAGGTGGCTGCGCGCATGACTGCCATCAACAAATTCCTGGGCAATACGGACTACGTCCTGCCAGACCTGTAAATCAAACAAATGACGGAGGTGACACATCCCAGATGAACTATACGATTCAAGCATCCCAGCGAACACCCGCACTTATCATTTATTTGATTGATATCAGCGCCTCCATGAATATGGTTCTGGACAATCGCAGACGCATTGACGTCGTCTACGATGCGCTGTCCCTGGCCATTCGCCAGATGGTATTTCGTTCGACCAAAGGCAACCGTCTGACACCCCGCTACCGGATCGCCATCCTGGCCTACAGCGATGATGTGTATGACTTGTTGAACGGGATCAAGGGCATCGACGAAATCGCCGCCATCGGTTCTTTGCCTGACCTTACGCCAAAGCGCTTCTCGGATTCGGCCAAAGCGTTTTTGCAGGCCGAGAAAATACTGCAAGCGGAAATTCCGCACATGCAGGATTGTCCCGCCCCGCTGGTGTGCCACATGACGGATGGCGTGGCGACGGGGGACGATCCCGAACCGATTGCGAAACGCATTATGGGCATGAGCGTGCCTGACGGAAACGTGCTGGTTGAGAATATTTTCATTTCCGACCATCTGCTGGAATCGCCGATTGCCGAGCCGAGAAGGTGGAAAGGCATCCATGCGGAGACGTCTCTGAAGGACGAGCACGGCGAGAAGCTGCGCAACATGTCTTCCGTCCTTCCGGAGAGCTACCGGGAGATGTTGGTCGAAGCCGATTATTTGCTTGCTCCAGGCGCTTTGATGATGCTTCCCGGGACCTGTGCCGAGCTGGTATCCATCGGGTTCCAGATGTCTGCTGCCACACCTGTACGATAGGGGGAAACCGATTGAAAACAATGCGTTTGGTTTCGCTGTCTACCGGGGATAAATTGCCCCGTGCCAGGTCATATCGCGGCTTTCGCTACGTCAGTCTGCAGACGGGAGAACAGCCTCTTACCCGTTACGAGGGCGCCTTCAAATGTCGCTATGGGTACGGGCGAGCCGCCGAAACCGTGAATCAGGGAGATTCCGGGCAGGACTTTGCAGCGGTCAACATGGATGGGGATGTCGTTCATTTTGTGTTGTGCGATGGGGTCGGTATGAGCTATCTTGGTGATTTTGCCGCTCGATTTCTGGGCAATGCCCTGCTCGAATGGCTCGTCAGCACGCCGGTGCCCAGTGCCGAAGGCGTGGAACGTTTGCTTCGCGAACTGACGGTTCCCGCATCCGATCAGCTCTCCAAATTGAAGCCTTTGGACAACTCGCCGCTGCTTCTGCGCGAAGTGCTGATGGAGAAGCTTCGCAGAGGCAGTCAGGCGATGTATGTATGCGGCAGGGTCGAGCTGGCGAAAGGAAACGGAAACAGCCGCATGTGGCTCGCCTGGCAGGGGGACTTGAGAATCCGGATGTGGCGCAACGGGAAGGAACACTCGGCTCCTTTCCAGCAGATGCGCCGCTCCAGCGAGCGTTGGTCCACATTGGAAGGACCGGTTGGCGGCAAACCCCATGTATATGATGCCAAGTTGTCCGGTAAGGAGTCTTTCCGGCTGCAAATGTATACGGATGGATTGAACGACCTGGACGCCATTCACACCTATATCCCGGACGAGCACATTCAAGTGCTTCTTGATGCGGCCCACACGGGAGGGCTGGAAGACGATGCGGCATTGATCGAATTGGAGTGGTAAACGGAAAATTGCGATGTGCATGATTTAAAAAGAGCTCTTTTTGGGTAATCTTGTGAAGAATTGCTTTACATAAGAGACTGCGGCGAAATAAATGCCACTATATAGGTTGAACCAGACATTTACACGATCACGGAGAGGACAGAAAGAAGCTGGAGATGCGAAGCGCTCGCTTAACAAGAACGCTGCATCGGAAGCATAGGCTTATCGCCGGATTTCCCCTTAAATAAGTGGATCAAAAAAATTTGGGGATCACAGCGATCGAAAGATGGTTCTGACCACGTAGTGGCTCCGTGTAAAGATCATTGGTTCAACTTATATCGTTTCCTCGTAGCCTCTAAGACACAAGAAAAAGGAGAGAGGAATCATGACGCATCATCATGACCGTTCCAGGTTTGCAGGCAAGGTGGCGATCATTACGGGAGCAGGTTCAGGCATCGGCAAGGCAGCGGCGCTGAAGCTGGCGAATGAAGGGGCACAGGTCGCGTTGTTCGATCTGGTGAATGACCGGATTTCGGAGACTGCGGCGGAAATCAACGCGCTGCATGAAGGGTCCGCCCGAGCGTTCGATGTGGACATTTCCGACCCGGAACGCGTGGAAAGAGCGGTGCTGGAAACTGTGGAACTGTTCGGCGGCATCGATGTCGTGTTTGCCAACGCGGGCATCAATGGCGTATCCGCTCCCATTGAGGACATTCAGGTGGAAGATTGGAAAAAGATCATCACCACCAATTTGGACGGCACGTTCTTTACCGTCAAATACGCTTTGCCGCATCTGAAGAAACGCAGGGGCGGCAGCATTATCATCACAAGTTCGATCAACGGCAATCAGCGCTTCTCCAGCTTCGGCATGTCCGGATACAGCACATCCAAGGCAGGGCAGGTGGCCTTCGCCAAAATGGCTGCATTGGAACTCGCGAAATTTAAAATTCGCGTTAACGTCATTTGTCCCGGTGCTATTGCGACCAATATTGATCAAAGTACGATCAAAACGGATGATTTGCAGGAGATCGTCATTCCGATTGAATTTCCGGAGGGGCAGCAGCCGCTGCAGGGCGGCCCGGGCAAGCCCGAACAGGTTGCCGACCTGGTTGCGTTTCTGGCCTCTTCCGAATCCGAGCACATCACGGGGGCCGAAATTGTCATTGACGGGGCGGAATCGCTGCTTAGTTAATCGTACTTCGGACTCTGTAAGCAGAGAAGAAATCATATGCAAGCACATAACGGTCGTTCCCCTGGAACGGCTTTTTGTCATGCAGCGGCAAGGGTTAAAGGATGTCACAGGTTGGCACATGGGAATATTCACAGGGGTCCGACAGTCAGTACTCGCAGTTCGATAGGGAATGGCCGAGATGACATCGACGTACGCCCTTGTTTGACGTACGAACGGGTGAGGATACCGTTTCAAGCTGATTTGTAGTATTATATCGCAAGCGAAGGTTTGTCCACGGATCGGGGAAAGAGTGCGGTCTACGCGTGATAAAACCGGGCAGTTGATCGTTTGTTTTAGGATAAGGGAGAGGTTATTCGTGGAAATGGAGTTGCCGATACAACAGATCATTCCCGAGCTGAGACAGCTGTTTCGGGATGGAGATACAGGGGTACTGACCGCCGAACCGGGCGCCGGAAAAACGACGGTGGTGCCGCTTGCGTTACTGGACGAACCTTGGGTCGAGGGACGCAAGCTGATCATGCTGGAGCCAAGGCGGCTTGCAGCGCGCTCCGCTGCGGCCCGCATGGCGGCTTCGCTTGGTGAAAAGGTGGGACAAACGGTCGGATACCGCGTTCGCATGGATACCCGGGTGAGCGCGGAAACACGCATTGAGGTGGTGACCGAAGGTGTGCTGACACGCATGCTCCAGCAGGATCAAGGGCTTGAAGATACGGCGATGGTCATCTTCGACGAGTTCCATGAGCGTCATTTGCATGGGGATCTCGGGCTGGCGCTTGCGCTTGAATCCAGGGCATTGCTGCGTCCGGATCTGAAGCTGCTCGTCATGTCGGCGACGTTGGATCCGGTACCGGTCTGCGGATTGATGGGTGAGGGCACCAGATGGTTGGCGTGTCCCGGAAGAACGTTCCCGGTGGAAACGAAGTATCTGCCCAAACCGGCGGCGGCTTCCGTGGAATCGTTCACGGCACAAGCCGTAGTCAGGGCGCTGAGGGAGCAGGAAGGGGACGTGCTGGTTTTTCTGCCGGGTGCGAGGGAAATTCACCGTACGGAACGGGAACTGGGCATCCTCGGGCTTCCGCCGCATGTTCAGGTGCACGCGCTATACGGCAGCATGCCTGTGGAACGTCAGGATGAAGCCGTTCGTCCGGCGGCGGCCGGCTGGCGCAAGGTCGTGTTGTCCACCTCGATCGCCGAATCGAGTTTAACGCTGACCGGCGTGAAGGTTGTGGTGGATGCCGGATTCAGCCGGGCGTCCGCGTTTTCGCCCCGCACCGGCATGAGCCGGCTCGTTACGCTGCCGGTGTCCAAGGCATCCGCGGACCAGCGGCGCGGGCGTGCGGGGCGCATCGCGCCCGGGGTGTGTTACCGGCTGTGGAGCGAAGAGGCTCACGGCGCGCTGCCGGAGGCGGCGCGTCCGGAGATCGCGTCCGCGGATCTGGCCCCGCTGGCGCTGGAGCTTGCGGCTTGGGGCGTCCGGCAGCCGGAGGAGCTGCAGTGGCTGGACACCCCGCCTGCCGCAGCCTACGGCCAGGCACAGGCGCTGCTGCGCCAGCTGGGCGGCCTGGATGACGCAGGCCGCATCACGCCCTTCGGGCGGCGGATGAACGCGCTTGGCGTGCATCCGCGCTTGGCCGGCATGCTGCTCCGCGCGGCGGAGCTCGGGCTGGCCGGCTACGCCAGCGTGCTGGCGGCGCTGCTGCAGGACCCGGCGGGCCTGCGGGGCAGCGGAAGCGCGGGCACGGACTTGCGCCCGCGCGTGGAGGCGCTGCTGTCGGCCGGCAGCAGCGCAGCGGCGCAGACGGCGGCGGCCGATGCGGCCGCCGTGCGGCGCCTGCTGCAGGAGAGCCGCCAGCTGCGCGCGGCGCTCGGCCCGGCGGCGCCAGACCCGGCCCGGCCGGACGAGGACAGCTGCGGATTGCTGCTGTCCTTCGCATACCCGGACCGGATCGCGCAGCGCCGGGAAGACGGCCGCTACCTGCTGAGCAGCGGCCGCGGGGTGCGGCTCCCCGCCACGGAGGCGCTGAGCCGGTCAGCCTATCTGGTCGCTGCCGATGCAGACGACCAGGGCGCGGACGCGGGCATTCTGCTCGCGGCCCCCGTCAGCGAACAGCGATTGCTGGATGCAAGCCCGCATCTGCTGCAGGAAGAAACACTCGTCGCCTGGGATCGCAGTACCCGCAGCGTGCGCGCAAAGCGCAAATGGCGCATCGGGGCGATCGTGGTCAAGGAAGGCTCCATCGCGCAGCCGCCGGAGGAGGACGTGCTGGAGGCCATGCTGGACGGCATTCGCCTGGAAGGGCCGGGCTGCCTGCCTTGGACGAAATCGTCCAGGCAGCTTGCGGACCGGCTGCGGTTCCTGCACCATCATTTGCCGGACTGGCCTGATCTGGCACCGGCCGCGGACGGACTGTCCGCCGAGCTGCAGGAGCAGCTTCGGCCGTTCGTCACGGGCATGCGCTCGGTCCAGGACCTGAAAAGCTTGTCCATGCATGACATCCTGCTCAGCGGTTTGGATTGGGGGAAACGTCAGCAATTGGATGAGGAGGCACCGACCCATGTTCAGGTGCCGAGCGGTTCGCGCATTCCGGTCGATTACAGCGATCCTGAAGCTCCGACCTTGTCGGTCAGGCTGCAGGAAATGTTCGGCCAGCAGGAGACGCCGCGAATCGCCGGCGGCCGCGTGCCGCTGACGCTGCATCTGCTTTCCCCCGCGCAGCGACCGGTACAGGTCACCCGGGATCTGGCCAATTTTTGGCGGGAAACGTATTTTGACGTTAAAAAGGACCTGAAAGGCCGTTATCCAAAACACTACTGGCCCGACAATCCGCTGGAGGCTGTGGCCACGAACCGAGCCAAACCGCGTACATGACAGCAACAACCCCGTTTGAATGCCGCGAGGGTGGGTAAATACATAACGAACCACTCATAACAGACGGAGCCCCGCTGTACGGTGAAGGTACAGGGCAGGGTGCTGCCGGCTACAAACTGAGGAGGGATTGGTTATGCAAAATAAAATCGTTGGTGTTTTCAATACGGAACGTGAGGCTTCCCAAGCAGTAGAAGCGTTGAAGCAGCACGGATTTCAGCCGGAAGAAATTTCGGTGGTAACGCAAGACCGGGATGAGCTGAGAGCGATTCGCGAGGAAACCGGCTCAAAAGCGCCGGAAGGCGTGGCTGCTGGTGCGGCGACTGGCGGCGTAATGGGCGGCGTGGTCGGGCTGCTGGCAGGCATCGGGGCGCTCGCCATTCCGGGCATCGGCCCGATTCTGGCCGCCGGACCGATCGCCGCTACGTTCACCGGGGCAGCGATTGGTGCAGGCGCTGGCGGACTCGTCGGCGGATTGGTCGGCATGGGAATACCGGAGGAGGATGCCCGGCAATACGAAGAATACGTTCGGGGCGGCAAAATTTTGCTGCTGGTTGATACATCCGATCGCGATTCGGTCGTGTATGATGTGTTTCGGAACAGCAGCGAGCTGAACCGGGACAGATATAACCATTACGAGGCGGATCAAGCCAGGCCCGTAGAACGCACGGACCTGGACATGGAGGAACAGAGGCTGGAAGCGCAGACCAAAGCCGCGAAATACGGAAACAATACGTTCCTGTGACGATCACGGAAACTTCGAAGTTGATCGGTTGCCGCTTGCGATTCTCTAAATGGGCATCTGGTAGATTCACGGCATGCGTGCTCGCGAGCCCATGATTCGAATGTTATGCGGACAACATGAAAGAGAGGCTCGGATCAGCCCGGCCCTCCTGTCTGGCAGTCTACAAAAGCCGGTTTTCCTGTGGGGAAGCCGGCTTCTGTATGGCGTCCGGTGCCAGGCAACCCGGTTATGCGCGGGGGCGTTAGAGGGAAGCATGAATACATAGGGACAACGGATTTGTTTTTGAGATCTGGCCGTTCAAGGGAATATTCCCATCGGTGAATACATGATTTGATCATATCCAATATGATCGTGGAAGGAGGCGGCAGAGATTCCGAGGAAGGAACGAATCGCAGCTATTGAAAGTCTAAGAGGCATGGCTTTTGCCGCCGTTGTGCTGCAGCATGCCATCGCCCATTTTTCGCTTGTGCCGGAAACGCGGCTGGAAGACGGCGTGTTGCTGGCGATTTTGCTCATGGCAACCAAGTTTGCCGTGCCGTTATTTATTTTTATCACAGGTATGGTGCTGTTTTACAACACCGGGGAAAAGCTTCATTACGGACAATTCATGTTCAAACGATGGAAGGACGTCATTATTCCATATGTGATCTGGGCCTTGATTACGTTTGCTCTTACGCCGGGGATCTGGGCCGATTTTGGTTGGCAGGAGATTCCCGGGCTGGCACTCAAGCTGATCACAGGCAAAACAAGCTCGCATTTCTGGTATATCATCATGTTGATTCAGTTCTATCTCGTATTTCCGCTGTTTTTGACAGCCGTACGATACGTGTACCGTCGATTTGACTCGAAGGGGCGGATGGTCGCCCTGCTGGTCTCCGGTGCAGCGTACCTGGTGCTTGCGGGACAACTCGGCAATATTGCGCGCGGCATGGAGAAGTTGAACATTCCGGTGCTCACGGACATGTTCACGACATATGCGGACCGCAATTTCCTGTACTTTTTCTTTTATTTTGTGCTGGGCGCGGCTGCCGGAATGGCCGTTCAGCGCTGGAACGAATGGGTCGAACGGTACCGTGGGGTATACTGGGCGGTGTTTATAATAACGGGTTTGCGGTTTATATATTTGTTACTGCAGGAATTTCAGAAGCCCGAAGGGATCCAGATCACGTTTTATACGGTAAGTCTGATCCGGCCGGACATGGCATTGTTTCTCGTTGCTTCCATCATGGTCATGTATGATCTGGCAAACAAATTGCGGCACCCCCGGACGTTGAAATGGCTCTCATGGATTGGCGGGGTTTCCTATGGCGGTTATTTAATGCACATGTTAATGCTCCGCTACAGCTATATCCCGGATGAACGAATTTATGTGGCGCTGGGTTTGAACCTGGTGATCCGCATGATCCTGACCTGGCTGCTCGCGCTTACGCTGTCATGCATACTCACTTGGATTGTTTCCAGGTTTGCTTGGGGCAGATGGATCGTTGGCACGGTTCCGGATCATAAGAAAAAAAGATAATTTCTTAGAATGATGAATCAATCAACATATGAAAAATTCACAACAAACACACCGCCCGCCGCCCGACCCGGGTCTTGACCAATGCTGCGCGAGAAGATGTTGGCAGTACAGTATCCGATATGCAGGCACGCGAACTGGCCGTTCCGATCGAATTTGTTAAATGACAGTCATCGCTTAAAAACATAAAGAGAACAACGTAATTTCTAAGTGTCAAAATTTAAACATATGAAAAATTCATAATAACAACACAGAGTGCCGCCGTTCTCACCCCCCGATATGACCTGCCTCCTGTCGCCGTTCTTGCGGACGTTTGCCTCTATCCTGAAAAACGGAGGAAGATGGCAGAATGCGAACATAAGTTTTATAATGGAATTAGCAAGTTTTGGACAAAGAGGGGGGAACGGGCATGGCTTTTATGATTGCGCAGCGGGCATTTATCAAGCTCTATCTCATCACAATGGTCGAACAGCATAGAGGATATGGCTATGAGATGCTGGAGGCCATGAAGCAGGAATTCAAAGCTTACGGGTATGTACCGCCTCAGAGCGAGATCTACCGGGCACTGCACGAACTGGTGCAGCAGGGCATTTTTTATCGAACGAAAAAACTGAAAGGCAACGATCCCAAGGTGGATTTCCAGGAAATCGTATTGTACCATTTTACGCCAGACGGCGCGGAGAAAGCGGAGCTGTACAAAAAGCAGGTCAAAGCCGACTTGGACCGCTGTCTCGGCATGCTGCACAAGGCAGAGCAGGACAACTACGGCACGAAAGGAAGATGAGTATGCAGAGGCGGTTACAGTGGGGTGTGCTGGGCGCATCCACGATTGCAAAAAACGCGGTGATGCCTGCGATCCAGCAGTCCGAACGCGGCGAAGTGCTGGCATTGGCCAGCCGCAGCTTGGAAAAGGCCAAGGCCGTTGCGGAAGAGTTGAACATTGCGAGGGTGTACGGCAGCTATGACGAGCTTATTGCGGATCCGGATATTGAAGCCGTGTATGTCCCGCTGCCAAACCATCTGCACAAGGAATGGACGATCAAGGCGGCGGAGGCCGGAAAACATGTATTATGCGAGAAGCCG contains the following coding sequences:
- a CDS encoding general stress protein, with the protein product MQNKIVGVFNTEREASQAVEALKQHGFQPEEISVVTQDRDELRAIREETGSKAPEGVAAGAATGGVMGGVVGLLAGIGALAIPGIGPILAAGPIAATFTGAAIGAGAGGLVGGLVGMGIPEEDARQYEEYVRGGKILLLVDTSDRDSVVYDVFRNSSELNRDRYNHYEADQARPVERTDLDMEEQRLEAQTKAAKYGNNTFL
- a CDS encoding acyltransferase, producing the protein MESLRGMAFAAVVLQHAIAHFSLVPETRLEDGVLLAILLMATKFAVPLFIFITGMVLFYNTGEKLHYGQFMFKRWKDVIIPYVIWALITFALTPGIWADFGWQEIPGLALKLITGKTSSHFWYIIMLIQFYLVFPLFLTAVRYVYRRFDSKGRMVALLVSGAAYLVLAGQLGNIARGMEKLNIPVLTDMFTTYADRNFLYFFFYFVLGAAAGMAVQRWNEWVERYRGVYWAVFIITGLRFIYLLLQEFQKPEGIQITFYTVSLIRPDMALFLVASIMVMYDLANKLRHPRTLKWLSWIGGVSYGGYLMHMLMLRYSYIPDERIYVALGLNLVIRMILTWLLALTLSCILTWIVSRFAWGRWIVGTVPDHKKKR
- a CDS encoding helix-turn-helix transcriptional regulator, with the translated sequence MAFMIAQRAFIKLYLITMVEQHRGYGYEMLEAMKQEFKAYGYVPPQSEIYRALHELVQQGIFYRTKKLKGNDPKVDFQEIVLYHFTPDGAEKAELYKKQVKADLDRCLGMLHKAEQDNYGTKGR
- the hrpB gene encoding ATP-dependent helicase HrpB: MELPIQQIIPELRQLFRDGDTGVLTAEPGAGKTTVVPLALLDEPWVEGRKLIMLEPRRLAARSAAARMAASLGEKVGQTVGYRVRMDTRVSAETRIEVVTEGVLTRMLQQDQGLEDTAMVIFDEFHERHLHGDLGLALALESRALLRPDLKLLVMSATLDPVPVCGLMGEGTRWLACPGRTFPVETKYLPKPAAASVESFTAQAVVRALREQEGDVLVFLPGAREIHRTERELGILGLPPHVQVHALYGSMPVERQDEAVRPAAAGWRKVVLSTSIAESSLTLTGVKVVVDAGFSRASAFSPRTGMSRLVTLPVSKASADQRRGRAGRIAPGVCYRLWSEEAHGALPEAARPEIASADLAPLALELAAWGVRQPEELQWLDTPPAAAYGQAQALLRQLGGLDDAGRITPFGRRMNALGVHPRLAGMLLRAAELGLAGYASVLAALLQDPAGLRGSGSAGTDLRPRVEALLSAGSSAAAQTAAADAAAVRRLLQESRQLRAALGPAAPDPARPDEDSCGLLLSFAYPDRIAQRREDGRYLLSSGRGVRLPATEALSRSAYLVAADADDQGADAGILLAAPVSEQRLLDASPHLLQEETLVAWDRSTRSVRAKRKWRIGAIVVKEGSIAQPPEEDVLEAMLDGIRLEGPGCLPWTKSSRQLADRLRFLHHHLPDWPDLAPAADGLSAELQEQLRPFVTGMRSVQDLKSLSMHDILLSGLDWGKRQQLDEEAPTHVQVPSGSRIPVDYSDPEAPTLSVRLQEMFGQQETPRIAGGRVPLTLHLLSPAQRPVQVTRDLANFWRETYFDVKKDLKGRYPKHYWPDNPLEAVATNRAKPRT
- a CDS encoding SDR family NAD(P)-dependent oxidoreductase is translated as MTHHHDRSRFAGKVAIITGAGSGIGKAAALKLANEGAQVALFDLVNDRISETAAEINALHEGSARAFDVDISDPERVERAVLETVELFGGIDVVFANAGINGVSAPIEDIQVEDWKKIITTNLDGTFFTVKYALPHLKKRRGGSIIITSSINGNQRFSSFGMSGYSTSKAGQVAFAKMAALELAKFKIRVNVICPGAIATNIDQSTIKTDDLQEIVIPIEFPEGQQPLQGGPGKPEQVADLVAFLASSESEHITGAEIVIDGAESLLS
- a CDS encoding vWA domain-containing protein; the encoded protein is MNYTIQASQRTPALIIYLIDISASMNMVLDNRRRIDVVYDALSLAIRQMVFRSTKGNRLTPRYRIAILAYSDDVYDLLNGIKGIDEIAAIGSLPDLTPKRFSDSAKAFLQAEKILQAEIPHMQDCPAPLVCHMTDGVATGDDPEPIAKRIMGMSVPDGNVLVENIFISDHLLESPIAEPRRWKGIHAETSLKDEHGEKLRNMSSVLPESYREMLVEADYLLAPGALMMLPGTCAELVSIGFQMSAATPVR